TTCGGCCCAGTGTTTGAGTGCCTGCTGGGCTGGGTCACCTGCGCTGCCCCCCACTGTCGGAGGCTGGGGAGGCGGTGTGGGCCAGGGGTAGGCAGTGCTGGGCTGGGGTGCAGGGAGCTGTAGCCAGAGGCTGAGTGGGCACACTGGCACACACGTCACACCCTCCACCCACTATGTCTTGGACCACCAAGGACAAGGCAGACATGGTGGAAACAAGGCCCTGTCCCCCTGTGGGGATTCTGTGAAGCAAGGCCCCCTGCCggagaggtggggaggtgggcgtGAACCCAGGGCAACCCACTGCTGCACtggtgactttgagcaagttactgagTCTCCGGGCCTGCTGCCTCAGGTGGAAATTGGTACCTGCCTCCTGGGCGGCTGCCCAGTGCTGGTGCCTGCTGCCATCATTAGTTACCTCGTGCACGGCCTGGAGTGGACACTTGACCTGGGCACAGCAAGCACAACCCACAAGACCTCACGGGGAGTTGGACGTCTGCTTCTGGTGGCTGCAGTCTTGGCCTTGCTGCAAGCCCTGGGGCACCTCACACTCACACTGCTGccccgcctcagtttccccatctgtaaagtgagggtgTGTGCTGCGGTGGTCCAAAGTCCTCTTCTTGAAGGAGTGCTGAGGCCCCCAGGCAGCACACTGGGGAATGTCTAAGGAATATCTTGCTGCATTCCTTAAAAATCGACTTGATTTTGACTCCAAGCCCCCCCTGGGCCATTCCCCCCTTCTGTGGGGCTGGAAGGTAGGAGTGGGGACCCTGACCTCAGCTTCATTTTGGCCACACTGGGCCCCAGAATCTGGGCCTCCCCTCCTCACAGCCACACTCCCTGGTCTCACCACTAGTGGTGGGACCCTTGGCCTGATACCTAGTCCCCCGACCTGTGCATAGGTGGGTCCATGAGACACTCCTCAAGGCCCCTTCATTCCTGCTGTCCCTGCCAATTTAACTTTTCTGTGAGGTGGAGGCCCTTGGCCTGGGGTCTTTCCAGGAACACCTTGGAGGTGGGAATGTGGTTAACAGGCCACATGCCAGGAGGGAAGACTGATGGggctctgggggcaggggaggaggagggaggagagagtaaGGGGGAGAGTTGGGTCAAATCTGTGGACGTGCCCCAGCTGGGCCCGGAGCCCCAACTTCACAGCAGACCCGCACTCTCGTGCCGCTCCTTCCCTAACACGGGGTCCAGATGTCCTGTCTGTGGGTTCCACCTAATGGGTGAGGACTGGTGTGGTCACAAAGGGGGTCTTGGTGTCGGGAGAGAGGGGGCAGACGGGCGGCTCAGGGATGCCAGCTGGTGGAGAGGGCTGGGCACGGGTGCAGGGTGGGTGGTGGTCCTCCTGGCTGCTCTGCTGGACTCATGGAGGGGCGCTGCCACCTCCTCATCCGAGGTGCTAGGGACACTCACCAGAGCAGTGGGGCTGCCCAGCTGTGAGTGGCTGGAgacccctctctctcctttgtacAGTGCGGGCAGCTGGGGAGATGCGGCGGGCATCCTGGAAGAAAGGGTGTGCTCACTTCACCACAGCCTGCTCTAGGTGCATGCCTGTCACCATTTGCTTTCATTCAACGTCAACAACTCTGTGGGGCAAGTTTTATCaccccaattttacagatgaggaagtggtGACTTCCTGTAAGAGACTAgcttattctgattttttttgaaagattttttaatttttttcctttttccccccaaagcccccccagtacatagttgtatattcttctttgtgggtccttctagttgtggcatgtgggacgctgcctcagcgtggtttgatgagcagtgccatgtccgtgcccaggattcgaaccaacgaaacactgggccgcttgcagcggagcgcacgaacttaaccactcggccatggggccagccccttattctgactttttaagcttttattttgatCAGAATTTTAACTTAGTCAATTTTTATTGAGTATGTACTCTGAGCATGTTCGTGTTTACTGAGTATGAACAATAATTCCCTAATACCATCAAGTACCCGGTCTGTATTCCCCTAACGTCCTAAATAACATTCTAGGTGGGTTATGGACTCAGGACAGGAAGGCAGAGTGCATCTGGGGCAGCTGCTAGACAGGTCCCTAAGTCCTTTTTAATCACAGGCCCATCCCCTTCCTTCCATTTATGTATTGAAGGCCCCTGGGCACTTGATGATGGAGCTTCCCATATTCTGAACTTGGCTGGTCACATCCTTGTAGTGTTAACAGGCTTCTCTGTGTTCTGCATTTCTGTGAACTGAGGCGAGAGATGGAGGTTTCATGGGATTCATAGGAGAAGCCTGGATATACAAGGATTGCTCTGGCTACTGTGTTGAGAATGGGCTGCTGGGTTCAGGGTAGAAGCAGGACCTGTCAGGAGGGCTGCCTCAGTGAGCCGTGGAAGGAGGAAGCTGGGTCGGGGGCAGTAAGGAGCTTGAGGTGGACGTGTGGAATTTGAGGTGCCAGGTAGGGAGCTCAGTCTAAAGCATGGATTTGGGAGGGCCACGGGGCTGCAGATACAGACTGGAAGTCATCTGAATATTGATGTTTAAAGATGGAtaaagaagggaggagggtgggacCTGATCCCTGGGCACTGCagtcagggagaggaggaggaagcaggaaaaggaCTGAGCAGTGGAAAGCAAGGTCAGAGAAAGCAGGCGGGGGAGGATCTGGGGCTGAGGGCTGCCCAAGTGTCCTGCAAGAGGCTGGAGCGGCTTAGAGAGTGGCCCTGCAGCCCTTAGccttctcccacccctcacccagaggcaaccactttcaGCTCTTAAGTCGATTCTTTGGtttgtgtttctatttctaaGTAGCATGCAGGAACTGTTATTTCTTGATCTTCCcattttgttttctcccccacccccactatGCGCATGCACACTTCCCATCCACCACCCTCCCTggacagttctttttttctctcatgacTTTGGTTACATCAGTGTAGACTATTTACATTATGATGTCTACGTTTGTATTCAGAGCTGAGCCCTGTGGTAAATTgtgactgttttttcttttctgcccaACTTCTTGTTTTCCTTGGAGTTATTGATtgccttcttttttcatttgcttagttttctatgtaCTAACACGAATTAAGTCCAGGTCATCTAAATCTCCTCCCAGTGTGCTCAGTCACTTTGATCCCCTTGAGAGTGTCTCTCCTGGAGCCTTCTGCCCTGCTTGAGGCACCCTCCCCTCAGGGACCCACCCTGTGTGGCACACAGCTGCCATCCTGGGGCTGCCCCTTGGCTCTCCTAGGGTTGATTCCTGTTTATCGTAGtccatgttttcctctttcttggtctCCAACCTCATTTTAGTagcgtgtacacacacacacacacacacacacacaaagctggGCCATACCCACACTGGGGGTCCATACTGGGGGATGGCCTGAGGGGAGGgactggggtggaggtgggaagggaagtagagatgggggaggggcagagggcctGGAGTGTTCATCTTTATGGATGGGAAGTGATGCTTTGTGGGTTCTGGGCCCTGAGTTAGAAAGTGGGTTCTCCCACCcatcccccctccaccccacctgcAGAGTTGCCTGGTCAGAACCAATGTTTATCGGCTAGGCGAGTCCAGCCCCTGCCAGGCCTCTGCCTCCGCCCCTGACTCCACCAGCTTGCTCTAGTTCCCTTGGGGACAGGGACAGAGGTGAAGGAGTACAAGGGCAGAGGGGGGTCAGTGTGGGGAGGGCTGTCAGGAGGCCCCTAGGTGAGTGGCACACCCCCGGGGCAGTCACCAACCCTGAGCTCAGCCGGCGTGAAGGAGAACTTGTGTCCTGCCTGTGCTTGCTTGTGCCCACACAAGCTCTGGGCGTGAGGGCTGGCAGGGTGCCCCTGTGGCAGCGGCTCAGAGGAGAGTCTGGGCCTGGGGCCTGTGGGGTCTGGGACAAGATGTGGCCTGAAGTCTCAAGGTCAGGGGCCTCAGGCCTCCAGCTGCAGGGTGGCCCTGCCCACAGGTCCTGCAGAGGTGCAGCTGGCTGCACTGTGCCCCACCCTGCAGCCCCCGCCAACACAGTAACACTGGCAACCCACCTGGGCCACAGGAGAGCCCAATTTCCCCTGATGGCTTCCCGCCCCTCCCTGAGGACCCCTCGTCACTTCCCTCTCTGCTGCATCCAGGTCTGCAATGGGCGTGGGTGGCACGGGGTGAAGGCCCCTGAGGAGGGCCCCAGTGCCTGGCGGGTGAGTAATTCTATTTACCTTTCCTGAGAGGCCTCCTGTCCTCTCATTTGCTCCAATTAGCCCGGCTCTGCCTGAGCAGCTCCAGCCCACGTGGCCGGGCGGGGGACATGGCCAcctcccccagggcccagcacttGCCTCCCACCAGCTCCTGGGAGCAGGGACACCTGGCTGACCAGCCGGGCTGGCTTGTGCTTTCTCCtcctgtggccccttcctcctttGACAGCGCCCCTCTCCCCATACACACCCCACCAGGCATCACGGGACTGGCCGCAGGGGGTGCTCTAGAGGGGGGCCCACAGTCTCCACATGGACTTCTGCTCCTGCACCTGCCTCCACTCTCTACACCAGACACACTGTCCCCAGATGGCAACTTGGACCTCAGGGTGCACCCCAGACAATCAGGACCCCTACTCCAGCATACCGCCTGGCTCTTCCGATGTCCCATGCTTATCTCTTTCCTGGCGAGCATAAGCCTTCACTGCCTGCCAAGCAGGGTGCCCACCCACCAAGCCAGGGACGATGTCCTCACTGCACACAGCTGCCTTTCCGTGCACACCTGGCGCAGCAAGGACTGGAGTGGCCTGGGCCTCTATGCTGAGTGGCCACAGCAGGGCCATGCAGAGGTCCTGGGAAACTGCTGCTGCCTTCACTTGGCCCATTTCAAGTTTGGGGGTCGACTTCCCTCCGCTTCAGTCTGCTGCATGGCCTGCGAACCGCTGGGGTGGCTAGAGCCAGGATGAAGGAGAGACCAGCAGAGGACAGCCGGTGCTGGATTGTCCGGCAATGCCCTTGCTGGGCCTGAGTCCAGCCCTGGCTGCGGTTCCAGGGGGAGCCAGGGGTGTCTGTGTGGGGTTGGTAGTAGGAGTGTGATGCTGGTGGTCTCCCTCGGCCATCACCCCTGTTCACATTCCTCTGCTGGCAAATGGTGAGATTCTGGGTGCTGAGGGCCAAAGCTAATGGGGGACCATTCACTCTGGCCCAGGTTGGGAGTGAGCCCCTCCTGAACCAGGATGGGAGGATGGCTCTGGTGGAGACAGGGAGGGGCACCGCCAGCCACCACTCACACATTGGGGACCATCAGGGGTTCCAGCTCcaattcatctgtaaaagggggccTCCCAGAGGCAGCACACCAGCACGAGGCCCCAGCCACACTGCTCTTTTTCTACATGGaggccctgggcccagcctgcCCCTCTCCTGCAGCCCAGCTCTCCAGGGTGTGCACAGCGGCCACTACTTGAGCTCTTTATTGTTGGAGGACACACATTTCCTTGAATACTGGACACACCAACACACACGGGGACACGCAGGCATGCATTTGAAGAACAGCTTATACCCCTACAACACTCTGTCCCCGACCCCGGCACAGtgcaggtgtggggagaggaggcccTGCCCCTCAGACCACCACCCTGGGGGACACGGGGACGATGGGGCTGCTGTCTGGCTCCCACCCCTGCCGCCTCCGTCGGGCATCCGGTTCTGGATTTTCTGGCGATGCCCTCTCTCAGCACCTGAGTCCAGCCCCAGCTGGGGTTCCAGGGGACGTCAGAAGGGGCGCTCAGCCAACCCAGGGAGGCCGCCAGCCAAGTGGGTCTCTGCTGAGGGGTCCTGGCTGGCCCCATTGCTGCCGCCACCCCTGGAGAGCAGTAGCTTCTCGCGGGGGGTGCTGCCGGCGGGCCGGGCTGCGGTCGTGTGGCTCCCCATGTGGCACTCCTCCTGCAGGGCCTTACCCACGCGCCAGCGATGCCAGCAACGCAGCAGCTCCGACTGCACCTGGGGTGGTGGGCAGGTTGGGCCAGTCGTAGGGCccgcctctcccacctcccaggatCCCCAGTCTCCTGGCCTTAGAGGGCTGCATGGtgccctgggcacagaccaagATGGGCTCCGTTACCGCAGAATGCTGGGGTCTGTGGCCTTCTGAGGAGGGACCCCCTTCACTGTGCACTCCCTGAGGACCGGGCTGAGGCTGACCCATCTAGAGAGGCCTGACACCCAGTGCAGTGGCAAGCGCACTCAGTAAGTGCAGGTGGATGTGAAGGGCTGTACCCCTGTGCAGGGGTGGGGCCAGGCGCCCACGCTCCACTCTGGTCCCGACCCCAGGGCTGGTCCCAGAGCCCCCACCTACCTCCTTGTTGAGGAAACAGTAGAGAACAGCCACCAGCAGGCCCTGGAGAGAGGGGGTGGTCAGGGCCACATGGAGGCCAGGGGGTGGGAGGTTATGGGGGCGGTGGAGGGGGCAGGCACCTGGAAGGAGCTGAGAAAGAGGTCGAAGAAGAGCTTGGCGGAGCGCAGGGTGCCCTGAGCATGCTCGTCAGTCACAAAGGCGAACACTACCTCGTGGACCCCCAGCAGGGGGATGAGGGTCAGCGTGGACTTGGCTAGCCTGTGGGGGCGGAGCCTGATCCACTAGGGCCTCACCCTGCCCCCCAGGGCCCTGgtgtccccatccccaccccaacccccctcGGGCCCCCAAGGGGTCTCAGGGTCCGTGAGCTGCCTGACCTCCACTGCCCGCACCCACCGGAATTTGTAGTCAGTGTAACGCATCTGGTGGGCTCGCAGCTTGGCCAGGAGGATGTGAATGATGCGGATAAAGATGAAGAAGTTGATCTGTGTGTGGAGGGCACAGCTCAGGGCAGCCCTCGGGCCCCCACTTTCCCTCTTGTAGGGGGGCCTGGCACCCAGATGAGGCCTGGCTCATGTGGCCCCAGGGCTGGTGGATGCCCAGCCAAGGATGGGCACCTGGCCCGAGGCCCAGGGCGCCAGCCAGTGTCCTGGCTGAGTGCCGTGGCCTCCCTCCTTGTCCACCCAGGCAGGATGCCGTCTGTCTCCTTGGGCTTCTGCAGGCGGACAaggaaggagggggctggggggccAACCCCACCAGCCTCCGAATCCCTCCCTGTGGGAGCAGCAGGTGCCTCATTTCCTCACCAGGATGGCCAGGAAGACAGGGAAGCGCAGGATCCACCAGAAGCCCATGTTGTCATTGCTAGTCCAGCACCTGCAGGATGGGGCTGGCTCATGTCCTGGCAGCCTCCCAGCCCCCCACGCCCTAGATTCTGTGGGGATCTAATTAGTGTCtcgggaaaggaagggaaatggtCATGAATGACTCCCATCCCTGGGCACCAGGCTGGCTCATCCCCCCACTGCCTCTGGTCAGAGACCCCGGTACTGCCCCCATGCACTGAGCCATACAGCCATTCCCCACAAGCCCAGCCTAGCACCATGCCTCCAGGAGAGGTAAGGCCCTGGCCACCCTGGGCCTGTCTTCTGGTCAGCTCATACTCACTGGATATTCTCGAATAGACACTTGACCACTGCCCAGGGGATGACGAATAGCATGGGGGCACCTGCGGGTGGGGGCGGAGCAGCTGTGGTCCCATGGCCCAGGCCAACctgcccccaccacaccagcacaCTCACCCCAGCCAATGCTCAGGTAGAGGGTGAAGAAGCTCCTCTCCGGGAAAGTGGCAAGGCCCAGCAGGCTGTGCAGGTACACACCCTCCACCAGCAGCCAGCAGTAGTTGGCTACGATGCCATACTGCATGAACACTGCGGCTACCCGGCAGCCGGCCACTGCCTGGCCACAGGGGCAGCGTGAGCTCAAGTCACAGTCACCTGCCACCTCGGGGCGGGGAGGCCAGGAAGCCAGGTCTGGGCGCTCACCTCGTCACTCAGCCAGATGCTTACGCTGAGGTCGTCGCCGATCTTCTGGCTGTAGCGCGTCTCGAGCAGCGTGTCGATGACCAGCACAGAGCTGGCCTTGAGCACGAAGGACACAAACAGGTTCATGTGGATGTAATTTCGGGTGCAGTGCAGCTTGCTGCGGGGACAGCGGGTCAGGACTTGCCCGCTGCCCTGCCCACCGAGGGCCCCCGTGCGCTGGGTGAGTGGGCATACCTAAGGCCCAGCAGGATGGCCAGGGCCAGGAGCAGGGCCCCGAGGGAGAGGGAGTACCCCACAGTGTACATCACCTGGAAGCTGTTGTACATCTTGGCCACCTCCTTCTGCAAATTGCAGTGCCCGGTCAGGGCTGGGCGGGGCCGCCTCAcccatccccacccacccagcccctgCAGCGCCCCCGTGGGCTGACCTGGACCTCGATCTCCTCGTCGTCCATCTGGCACTGGGAGGCATTTCGCCACGGTTGCCCCCGGGGCCCACGCACCCACTGCCCGTCCGGCCCACACCTCTTGAAGACGAGGCGGTGCTGCACTGGGGGGCAGGCTCTGGTCAGCACCCCACTCTGGCCGGGCCCCTCGGCCACCCCCTAGTCCCCTCTGTGGTTACCTTTGTGGTGCCAGGGCAGGTACCAGGGGCAGGAGATGTTGGCTGTGGTATTGGGAGGGGTGTCTGGCCAGCAGGAATACTTGTCGAAGGTCCTGTTACAGACCAGCTCTGCAGAGGCAGGAGCGGGGTGGGGGCTCCCTCAGCAGGGCCTGGCCCTCGCGGCCCCCTCTCGCCTCCTCTCAGAAGCCCCAGCAGCATCCTCTGCTCCTCAGCATGCAGCCTCCCCCCACAGGTCTCCCTGATCATTCCACCTCCCCTGGAccgcccacccccccacccagtCCAGCCTGGTCCTGAGCTCCAGCTCTGCCCAGCTACCTCCCTTGGGACACCTCGCATCTCCATTGTGCCCCAAACCCGCCTGGGGCCTCCCCTCTTCCCAGTGGCCTTCTTGCAGCACTTCCTTCTTTGGGAGCTGAACCCCAATTCAGTTGGCATCCTTCCTGGGCCCAGCACTAACTCTGTGGCTCACaccccctgctcccctctgcccagcaAAGGTTCCCTCCCTGACCTGGACAGTAGCTCAGCCTCCcaggcagctcctcctgccccaaTCTCTCGCTGTACCCCGAGTGACCTTCAGAACTTGTTCAGTTCGCTGTACCCTGTCCCTGCCTGACCCTCCGCATGATGGCCCGTCTCCCTCACCCTTCTCAGGCCTTGTGTGGTCTGCCCGTCCCTCTCAGGCCACCTCTCCCCACACAGTCTGCTCACTGGGCCTTGAGCTCCATTGGGGCAAAGACAGTATCCCCAGGCCCAGCAGCAGGGGAGGGTGGCGAAGCATGCCATTTCTGGGCCAATTCTAtcgttttttaaatttctcacttGTGTGGCCTCGGGCAAGTCATTGGCCTCTCCATGACTCCTCACCTGtaagggggggagggggtgggggggcaatGCCTTCCCCTGATGAGAGCTTAGTCAACACTGCACGGCTGAGCGCTGGGCATGGGcaggaggcgggggtgggggctcaCCGGTGGGAGGTGGCAGCAGGCTCAGGTTGTGGAGACACTGGTCACCGTAGAGCTTCCACTTCTCAAACAGGAAGTCCATCACCTGAGCGGacggggcctggggctgggggacagaTGGGCCAACAGATAGACAGAGCCATGTCAGCATGAGGGGCAGGCGGGCGGTTGGagcccccaggggctgggaggggggacTGGCAGCATGCTCACCTGgcaggccagcagcagcagcagcaggaggaggtgggggcggcGTGGCCAGGTAGGGGGCATGCCTCTGGGCTGCTGCCCCCCACATCTGGCTGGGGCTGCACAGCTGGGGCAAAGGGGTCTTCTTGGGCGCGCAGGCTCCTCTGGGGGCTGCCGAGTATCAGAGCAGCAGGGTCTGCAGAGGGACCCCCAGGAGTGAGGAGACCCAACGGGGCTCTGCTGCGAACAGCAAGGTGTCCTGCTCCCCACTACtacccctctgagcctctgagTCCTACTGATGAAGCGGGAGCTGGGACAAGAGTAGTAGCTCATTGCCAATGATGGGTTGGGGTCCGGCCCAGGGTCCTGGGGGCTGTGCCGTCCTCCCTGGGTGGAGCTGAGTTTCCCACAGCTTGTGGCTGTCTGTCTGGCAGCTCTGACAGCCCCAGAACCCCTCCTCTCTGTGCTGGTGGCAGTCACTGTCTTGCCTGGTTGCAAAGCTGTTGCAGAGGAGAGCAGCTTCCCTAACCGCCCACTTATTCTTGGTCCCCAGGAAGCCAGCTTGCTAGGCAAGGGCGAGGTGCCAGGGCCATCCATCACTCGGCTCCCAGTGCTATGGTTATCGAGGTGgccccaggccagctcccagCCTTGCCAGGGGCCAGGAGTGTCAGGCACATGCTCAGGGTGGTCCTTGTCATACACATGCCCCTTTTCCCAGGACTGGGGTATCCAGGTGTCCCCGTGGGTCCCACCCAAGGCTCAGCCTGGGCTCCCTGGGTCCTGTTGGTCCAGCACGCAGGAGGCTGGCAGGACATTCCTTTGAGATTAGCACTGCAGGCAGCTGGGGCCCAGACTCGGGACCCCTGCCCTCGTGGTGCCTGCAGGGGGGCTGAGGTGCCTGGTCGTGGGCCGGAGCCCATGTCTGAGCCAGAGTTCTGGGGCAGCAGTGGGCCGGTAAATCCTCCTTTCATTGCTTCCAGAGCCCATCTGAATTCCATGGGGGCACCAGGGTGGGGCTTCCCTCGTGGCCTGGGTTTGGGGCCCCCAGGAGTGACACATGCCCCCCAGGGCTGTGGATGGGCCTTTCTCTGGACATCCTGGTGCATAGTGAACAAGTGATGGACAGACTGATGGACAGATGGACGACTGGCTGGCTGGAAGGCAGTGCCGGggagaagccaggaagaaagggaggtgggggaggtgcaGGCtgtggctgaaggcagagggtttCAGGACACCCTGGATTTCAGCTTCCTCCCATCAGAGTCCAGTACGGCCCTCGTGAGGCGAGCTCAACCCGGGGCTCCCCTGTGATTCACTCATCTCCCCTAAGTGGACCCTGAGGTGCCATCATGCAGGGCGAGAGCTGAGTGACCCAAGGTGGGTGCCTGGATCACACCTGCGGGGGCTCCTGACCCTGGT
The sequence above is drawn from the Equus przewalskii isolate Varuska chromosome 10, EquPr2, whole genome shotgun sequence genome and encodes:
- the GCGR gene encoding glucagon receptor isoform X2 gives rise to the protein MPPTWPRRPHLLLLLLLLACQPQAPSAQVMDFLFEKWKLYGDQCLHNLSLLPPPTELVCNRTFDKYSCWPDTPPNTTANISCPWYLPWHHKVQHRLVFKRCGPDGQWVRGPRGQPWRNASQCQMDDEEIEVQKEVAKMYNSFQVMYTVGYSLSLGALLLALAILLGLSKLHCTRNYIHMNLFVSFVLKASSVLVIDTLLETRYSQKIGDDLSVSIWLSDEAVAGCRVAAVFMQYGIVANYCWLLVEGVYLHSLLGLATFPERSFFTLYLSIGWGAPMLFVIPWAVVKCLFENIQCWTSNDNMGFWWILRFPVFLAILINFFIFIRIIHILLAKLRAHQMRYTDYKFRLAKSTLTLIPLLGVHEVVFAFVTDEHAQGTLRSAKLFFDLFLSSFQGLLVAVLYCFLNKEVQSELLRCWHRWRVGKALQEECHMGSHTTAARPAGSTPREKLLLSRGGGSNGASQDPSAETHLAGGLPGLAERPF
- the GCGR gene encoding glucagon receptor isoform X4, with amino-acid sequence MPPSARWTTRRSRSSKLHCTRNYIHMNLFVSFVLKASSVLVIDTLLETRYSQKIGDDLSVSIWLSDEAVAGCRVAAVFMQYGIVANYCWLLVEGVYLHSLLGLATFPERSFFTLYLSIGWGAPMLFVIPWAVVKCLFENIQCWTSNDNMGFWWILRFPVFLAILINFFIFIRIIHILLAKLRAHQMRYTDYKFRACWWLFSTVSSTRRCSRSCCVAGIAGAWVRPCRRSATWGATRPQPGPPAAPPARSYCSPGVAAAMGPARTPQQRPTWLAASLGWLSAPSDVPWNPSWGWTQVLREGIARKSRTGCPTEAAGVGARQQPHRPRVPQGGGLRGRASSPHTCTVPGSGTECCRGISCSSNACLRVPVCVGVSSIQGNVCPPTIKSSSSGRCAHPGELGCRRGAGWAQGLHVEKEQCGWGLVLVCCLWEAPFYR
- the GCGR gene encoding glucagon receptor isoform X1, with product MPPTWPRRPHLLLLLLLLACQPQAPSAQVMDFLFEKWKLYGDQCLHNLSLLPPPTELVCNRTFDKYSCWPDTPPNTTANISCPWYLPWHHKVQHRLVFKRCGPDGQWVRGPRGQPWRNASQCQMDDEEIEVQKEVAKMYNSFQVMYTVGYSLSLGALLLALAILLGLSKLHCTRNYIHMNLFVSFVLKASSVLVIDTLLETRYSQKIGDDLSVSIWLSDEAVAGCRVAAVFMQYGIVANYCWLLVEGVYLHSLLGLATFPERSFFTLYLSIGWGAPMLFVIPWAVVKCLFENIQCWTSNDNMGFWWILRFPVFLAILINFFIFIRIIHILLAKLRAHQMRYTDYKFRACWWLFSTVSSTRRCSRSCCVAGIAGAWVRPCRRSATWGATRPQPGPPAAPPARSYCSPGVAAAMGPARTPQQRPTWLAASLGWLSAPSDVPWNPSWGWTQVLREGIARKSRTGCPTEAAGVGARQQPHRPRVPQGGGLRGRASSPHTCTVPGSGTECCRGISCSSNACLRVPVCVGVSSIQGNVCPPTIKSSSSGRCAHPGELGCRRGAGWAQGLHVEKEQCGWGLVLVCCLWEAPFYR
- the GCGR gene encoding glucagon receptor isoform X3, whose product is MDDEEIEVQKEVAKMYNSFQVMYTVGYSLSLGALLLALAILLGLSKLHCTRNYIHMNLFVSFVLKASSVLVIDTLLETRYSQKIGDDLSVSIWLSDEAVAGCRVAAVFMQYGIVANYCWLLVEGVYLHSLLGLATFPERSFFTLYLSIGWGAPMLFVIPWAVVKCLFENIQCWTSNDNMGFWWILRFPVFLAILINFFIFIRIIHILLAKLRAHQMRYTDYKFRACWWLFSTVSSTRRCSRSCCVAGIAGAWVRPCRRSATWGATRPQPGPPAAPPARSYCSPGVAAAMGPARTPQQRPTWLAASLGWLSAPSDVPWNPSWGWTQVLREGIARKSRTGCPTEAAGVGARQQPHRPRVPQGGGLRGRASSPHTCTVPGSGTECCRGISCSSNACLRVPVCVGVSSIQGNVCPPTIKSSSSGRCAHPGELGCRRGAGWAQGLHVEKEQCGWGLVLVCCLWEAPFYR